A single genomic interval of Lathyrus oleraceus cultivar Zhongwan6 chromosome 7, CAAS_Psat_ZW6_1.0, whole genome shotgun sequence harbors:
- the LOC127102622 gene encoding uncharacterized protein LOC127102622 gives MFLVAVARPIFDDEDNVMFTGKIGVFSLVDKVLARRSSVNRSIGTLETKSITSITKDVSRMFLINKILPALKEKWPREHACETIFIQQDNALCHVSLDDEEFRVADSEGGFDIRLTCQPPNSPDLNVLDLGFFNAVQSLQQKEVVNSVDELIQIVENAYESFDIKSSNKIFLTLQSCMIEIMKKKGSNDYKIPHIKKDVLLTQGRTHLTQM, from the coding sequence ATGTTTTTAGTAGCGGTAGCTAGACCTATATTTGATGATGAAGATAATGTGATGTTCACTGGAAAAATTGGTGTGTTTTCCCTAGTTGATAAAGTGTTGGCAAGAAGGTCAAGTGTCAATCGGTCAATAGGGACACTTGAAACAAAATCAATTACTTCTATCACTAAAGATGTTAGTCGAATGTTTTTAATAAACAAGATCTTACCGGCCCTCAAAGAAAAATGGCCACGGGAGCATGCATGTGAGACAATTTTTATTCAGCAAGATAATGCACTGTGTCATGTTTCTTTAGATGATGAAGAATTTCGTGTAGCAGATTCTGAAGGAGGCTTTGACATTCGTTTGACTTGTCAACCGCCTAATTCTCCCGATTTAAATGTTTTGGATTTAGGTTTCTTTAATGCCGTACAATCATTGCAACAGAAAGAAGTGGTTAATTCAGTTGATGAGCTTATTCAAATCGTAGAAAATGCTTATGAGTCTTTTGATATCAAAAGTTCAAACAAGATTTTTCTTACACTTCAATCGTGTATGATTGAAATTATGAAGAAGAAAGGATCCAATGATTATAAAATTCCTCATATAAAAAAAGATGTATTGCTTACTCAAGGAAGGACCCACTTGACTCAAATGTGA
- the LOC127106009 gene encoding uncharacterized protein LOC127106009, translating to MSSGNIKGFYKQRKNPTTATANTKKSPIHAATFSSNLAQPPALTSRNGKPDLQDECSESESVLRQFDMNTVYGPCIGMTRLARWERAVNLGLNPPQEIERLLKSGKVQQESLWDSRI from the exons ATGTCATCGGGAAATATCAAAGGTTTCTACAAGCAAAGAAAAAACCCCACCACCGCCACAGCCAACACCAAAAAATCTCCTATCCACGCCGCCACTTTCAGTTCCAATCTCGCCCAACCACCAGCCCTCACATCCCGCAACGGCAAACCAGATCTCCAAG ATGAATGTAGCGAAAGCGAGTCGGTGTTGCGCCAATTTGACATGAACACGGTTTACGGTCCTTGTATTGGGATGACGAGGCTGGCACGCTGGGAGCGTGCGGTGAATCTCGGTTTGAACCCTCCGCAGGAAATTGAGAGGCTTTTGAAAAGTGGTAAAGTTCAGCAAGAATCCCTCTGGGATAGTCGCATTTAG